One stretch of Oncorhynchus tshawytscha isolate Ot180627B linkage group LG19, Otsh_v2.0, whole genome shotgun sequence DNA includes these proteins:
- the LOC112218762 gene encoding protein bicaudal D homolog 1-like isoform X2 encodes MAAGGGCGETVDQYRAKVERLTQELAEANREKIRAAECGLVVLDENQTLKHQYADLESEQETLKQELEQLQEAFGQAYSNQRKVAEDGEINEESLLQESASKEAFYMGQLLELQTDLKLSRSVASNASNESERLNAVLQEHKESNEMLELQGSRMREEIREYKFRDARLLQDYTELEEENITLQKLVSTLKQNQVEYEGLKHEIKVLEEETVLLNSQLEDAVRLKDISQSQLEEALDALKIEREQKNSLRKELAHHITLSDSVYGAGAHLALTATVDGLKFATEEVGSNGTAMHNGANGSEDSNGHCNGHLGLAKMNGDYRLPRKGEGLHGPVSDLFSELNLSEMQKVKKQLFQVEREKSSLLMNLQESQTQLQHMQSALTEQHENVQRLTERVNVMKHLQSDKEMADSQESEKSNGLPSPCHRDDEVDIHRMDILECKYKVAVTEVIDLKAELKALKENYNQCVEGQGEERSSNDGKVQALDEQVNRLEQSCHDSHDRVECLEAELKTATDVASESHSMLNTAQDELVTFSEELAQLYHHVCLCNNETPNRVMLDYYRQSRNTRSGSLKGSEDPRALLSPRLARRLAAINAGFTEAPRSPIDSPYKESPSGDNGETGRESPAPGSQGSPTRSLMGSPVINGTNGPSSSSPVPPEASGDLRKEPMNIYNLNAIIRDQIKHLQRAVDRSLQLSRQRAAARELAPLFDKDKEACMEEILKLKSLLSTKREQIATLRLVLKANKQTAEVALANLKSKYENEKCMVTETMMKLRNELKALKEDAATFSSLRAMFATRCDEYVTQLDEMQRQLAAAEDEKKTLNSLLRMAIQQKLALTQRLEDLEFDHEQTRDRGRGTKVPKIKNSPPKVSRRAALTAPPSPTMIHSPSSTSSHSFNTSLTLCSPPSLELPLSSNPWSASDRGSSQFSSLPPLGDPQWSLGTQTFIIDPESLSLEFCRLVNSRDSGLHSPSSAPASPYRSPIPKTWQHLSPGSVRTRTQKDAPRPSALATSPSNPVPRSYSSQMSQP; translated from the exons GCGTTTGGCCAGGCATACTCCAACCAGCGTAAGGTCGCGGAGGATGGCGAGATCAACGAGGAGTCGCTGCTGCAGGAGTCAGCGTCAAAGGAGGCCTTCTACATGGGCCAGCTGCTGGAGCTGCAGACGGATCTGAAGCTGAGCCGCTCCGTGGCGTCCAACGCGTCCAACGAGAGCGAGAGGCTCAACGCCGTGCTTCAGGAGCACAAAGAG AGTAATGAGATGCTGGAGCTGCAGGGGAGCAGGATGAGAGAGGAAATCAGGGAGTATAAATTCAGAGATGCGCGACTCCTACAGGATTACACTgagctggaggaggagaacaTCACCCTGCAAAAACTAGTCTCCACCCTCAAACAGAACCAG GTGGAGTATGAGGGTCTGAAGCATGAGATCAAGGTTCTGGAGGAGGAGACGGTGCTGCTGAACAGCCAGCTGGAGGATGCTGTGCGTCTGAAGGAcatctctcagtcccagctggAGGAGGCTCTGGACGCCCTGAAAATTGAGAGGGAGCAGAAGAACAGCCTGAGGAAGGAGCTAGCCCACCACATCACCCTCAGCGACAGTGTGTATGGTGCCGGAGCCCACCTGGCTCTCACCGCCACTGTTGACGGGCTCAAATTTGCCACCGAAGAGGTCGGGAGTAATGGTACAGCCATGCATAATGGAGCCAACGGGAGTGAGGATAGCAACGGCCACTGTAATGGGCACCTGGGATTGGCTAAGATGAACGGCGACTACCGGCTGCCCAGGAAGGGGGAGGGGCTGCATGGTCCTGTGTCTGACCTCTTCAGCGAGCTCAACCTGTCTGAGATGCAGAAAGTAAAAAAGCAGCTGTTTCAG GTGGAGCGTGAGAAGTCAAGCCTCCTGATGAACCTGCAGGAGTCCCAGACCCAGCTGCAGCACATGCAGAGCGCCCTGACGGAGCAACACGAGAACGTCCAACGCCTCACCGAACGCGTCAACGTCATGAAGCACCTTCAAAGTGACAAGGAGATGGCTGATTCTCAGGAGTCTGAGAAGTCCAACGGGTTGCCCTCGCCCTGTCACCGCGACGACGAGGTGGACATCCACAGGATGGACATCCTGGAGTGTAAGTACAAGGTGGCAGTAACCGAGGTGATCGACCTGAAGGCGGAGCTAAAAGCCTTGAAGGAGAACTATAACCAGTGTGTGGAGGGCCAGGGGGAGGAGCGGAGCAGCAACGATGGGAAGGTCCAGGCTCTGGACGAGCAGGTCAACCGGCTGGAGCAGAGCTGCCACGATTCCCACGATAGGGTGGAGTGTTTGGAGGCAGAACTAAAGACGGCGACGGATGTGGCCTCAGAGAGCCACAGCATGCTGAACACAGCGCAGGACGAGCTGGTAACATTCAGCGAGGAGCTGGCCCAGCTCTACCACCATGTGTGTCTCTGCAACAATGAGACGCCCAACCGCGTCATGCTAGACTACTACCGCCAGAGCCGTAACACCCGCAGCGGCAGCCTCAAGGGCTCCGAGGACCCCCGGGCACTCCTCTCTCCCCGCCTGGCTAGACGCCTCGCCGCTATCAACGCTGGGTTCACCGAGGCCCCACGGAGCCCCATAGACTCGCCTTACAAAGAATCCCCCAGTGGGGACAATGGGGAAACAGGGAGGGAGTCCCCAGCACCAGGCAGCCAGGGGAGCCCAACCCGTTCCCTCATGGGCTCCCCGGTCATCAACGGCACCAACggcccttcctcctcctcccccgtgCCTCCCGAGGCAAGTGGAGATCTGCGTAAGGAGCCCATGAACATCTACAACCTGAACGCCATCATCAGGGACCAGATCAAACACCTGCAGAGAGCCGTGGACCGCTCCCTCCAACTGTCTCGACAGAGGGCAGCTGCCCGGGAGCTGGCCCCCTTGTTCGACAAGGACAAGGAGGCCTGCATGGAGGAAATCCTCAAGCTCAAGTCCCTCCTCAGCACCAAGAGGGAGCAGATTGCTACGCTAAGACTGGTGCTCAAAGCCAACAAACAG ACTGCAGAGGTGGCGCTGGCTAATCTAAAGAGCAAGTATGAGAATGAGAAGTGCATGGTGACAGAGACCATGATGAAGCTGAGGAACGAGCTGAAGGCTCTGAAGGAGGACGCtgccaccttctcctctctcaggGCCATGTTCGCCACCAG gtGTGATGAGTACGTGACTCAGCTGGATGAGATGCAGAGACAGCTGGCAGCGGCGGAGGATGAGAAGAAGACCCTGAACTCCCTGCTCCGCATGGCCATCCAGCAGAAGCTGGCCTTGACCCAACGCCTGGAGGACCTGGAGTTTGACCACGAACAGACCAGGGACCGCGGCCGCGGCACAAAGGTGCCCAAGATCAAGAACAGCCCTCCCAAAGTAAGTCGACGAGCCGCTCTCACTGCTCCCCCCAGCCCTACCATGATACACAGCCCTTCCTCCACCAGCTCCCACTCCTTCAACACCTCCCTGACCCTCTgcagccctccctccctggaGCTGCCCCTGTCCTCCAACCCCTGGTCGGCCTCAGACAGAGGCTCATCCCAGTTCTCTTCCTTGCCTCCCCTGGGTGACCCCCAATGGTCCCTAGGCACTCAGACCTTCATCATTGACCCAGAGTCGCTGAGTTTAGAGTTCTGTCGACTCGTTAACAGTCGAGACTCTGGTCTGCACTCTCCTAGCTCCGCCCCTGCGTCTCCCTACCGCTCACCCATTCCCAAGACTTGGCAACACTTGTCGCCGGGGTCGGTGAGAACTCGTACCCAAAAAGACGCACCTCGGCCCTCTGCTCTGGCCACATCTCCCAGCAACCCTGTCCCTCGCTCCTACAGTTCCCAGATGTCCCAGCCCTGA